From Paenibacillus polymyxa, the proteins below share one genomic window:
- the nth gene encoding endonuclease III translates to MNAATARHILDTIGTMFPDAHCELNHDNAFELTIAVLLSAQCSDQMVNKVTADLFHKYKSPEDYLAVPLEELEQDIRRIGLYRNKAKHIHNLCRILIDQYGGEIPSEHDQLVKLPGVGRKTANVVVSTAFDVPAIAVDTHVERVSKRLGFAGWDDSVLEVEKKLMKRVPRDEWSVTHHRLIFFGRYHCKAQNPQCQVCPLLDVCREGKKRMKTSLIRKDKKRRA, encoded by the coding sequence GCCCATTGTGAGCTGAACCATGACAATGCTTTTGAATTAACGATTGCCGTGTTATTGTCTGCTCAATGCTCCGATCAGATGGTCAATAAAGTAACGGCAGACCTGTTTCATAAATACAAGTCACCTGAGGATTATTTGGCTGTTCCTCTTGAGGAACTGGAGCAGGATATTCGTAGAATCGGCTTGTACCGAAACAAGGCCAAGCATATTCATAACCTCTGCCGGATTTTAATAGACCAGTACGGGGGAGAGATACCTTCGGAGCATGATCAACTGGTCAAGCTACCCGGTGTTGGCCGCAAGACGGCTAATGTCGTAGTATCTACTGCCTTTGATGTACCAGCTATTGCGGTAGATACGCATGTAGAGCGCGTTTCCAAACGGCTCGGATTTGCCGGGTGGGATGATTCAGTGCTTGAGGTGGAAAAAAAGCTGATGAAAAGGGTACCTAGGGATGAATGGTCTGTGACCCATCACCGGCTCATTTTTTTCGGGCGTTACCATTGCAAAGCTCAAAACCCTCAATGTCAGGTATGTCCATTGCTGGATGTGTGCAGGGAAGGCAAGAAACGTATGAAAACGTCTCTTATCAGAAAAGATAAGAAACGTAGAGCTTAA
- a CDS encoding glutathione peroxidase, which produces MSIYDYSAIAMNGKEIVLSDYKDKVVLIVNTASQCGFTFQYQDLQRLYDQFKDRGLVILGFPCNQFADQEPDSNESVQTFCTLNYGVAFPMFQKVNVRDEQAHPLFTYLASSLPFEGFDETHSVAKILIPLIHERHPEYLPGDSIKWNFTKFLIDRNGKVIKRFEATTDPLDMEEYIEALL; this is translated from the coding sequence ATGAGCATTTATGATTATTCAGCCATTGCGATGAACGGCAAGGAGATTGTCCTTAGTGATTATAAAGATAAAGTAGTGTTGATTGTAAATACGGCCAGCCAGTGCGGATTTACATTTCAATATCAGGATTTGCAGCGTCTATATGATCAATTTAAGGATAGAGGCTTGGTGATTCTCGGTTTTCCATGCAATCAATTTGCCGATCAAGAGCCGGATTCCAATGAAAGTGTGCAAACATTTTGTACTCTGAATTATGGTGTCGCGTTCCCTATGTTTCAAAAGGTGAATGTACGTGATGAGCAGGCTCACCCGTTGTTTACATATCTTGCTTCGTCGTTGCCCTTTGAGGGCTTTGATGAAACGCATTCGGTTGCCAAAATACTTATTCCTTTAATTCATGAGCGTCATCCTGAGTACTTACCAGGAGATTCGATCAAATGGAATTTCACGAAATTCCTGATTGATCGGAACGGGAAAGTGATCAAACGATTTGAAGCAACGACTGACCCTCTGGATATGGAAGAATATATTGAAGCATTACTGTAA
- a CDS encoding dynamin family protein → MMQTITGDAEKWLNTIEQIQNTFRKAGDEAGAKAVGDLLEKAHAQELTIAFCGHFSAGKSSLINSLCGKTVLPSGPVPTSANVVSIRHGRSRALIHPARSAENPEPEIVEASLSELAEYCKNGGAYESVEVWEDIPILSGGGVLLDTPGVDSTDHGHAMATHSALHWADIVFYVMDYNHVQSENNLSFAKSLSDWGKPLYLIINQIDKHRERELSFSRYRNEVESSFHAWQVHYTDILFTSLKEQNHPWNQWEQLTCLIPKLLERKTELLAYSLVSSMHHLVDQHVETVQATEEEELNVLLKEAGGEEAILRLDIEQKTLQQEDEHWRMLPEQEHKRLRQELDHLLEHAHLTPAELREAAGEYLESRKPGFKTGLWFAGGKTEREKERRLDRLAEMLADQVEGQLLPHVRELLRSWGEGQGLWTAAMEQELDDIRPVMDRQLVEQTVKENALSPEYTLNYCKDLRAAVTADCRRKALALVDRLLAQLAVRVNSHREALADARTALLAQADAASRYSTRVQASASHANLLRSLLPQASAPGGLPRVGTPAPAAETAAAAPTDTASTGAVRPDIAGSRNGSVQSQASTTTARSAAGGRRTRLDAAATRLKAAAALISPYPAMQAAVRDLHARAAALEDGRFTLALFGAFSAGKSSFANALLGEAVLPVSPHPTTAAINRIMAPTSHERHATADVHMKSVDALREDLKYSFRLLGLGEPASVGWQEAVNALSPEGIHPAGRPHYSFLKAAAAGWKEAESLLGQQLQVNLEQYRDFVASERKSCFVEHIDLYYDCALTRQGIVLVDTPGADSVNARHTGVTFNYMKHADALVFVTYYNHAFTQGDRQFLNQLGRVKETLALDQTFFIVNASDLASSEEELHSVTQHVQEQLQANGIRKPRIYPLSSMLALEAAEQGEASLRSASRFDAFENDFSAFAAEELAGLSIAAAMQELGRLRNRIEQHAADARYSAEEREIRIEQLNRIRRELEEVLLGSTGSNGGSVLSDETDELLYHVRQRLAYRTGEFMAEAFHPSVLREGVGDLRSAFASCGRELLRLIELELSQELLATTLRLEKTGQALVRKAIQQCVDHMNRQLNGLDCTVPEFREWAVPELMGISLQESIQWKDYWNSFKNPKLFFEGTGRANLQTRLEPILRQLIGEAVDQQRVRLSSFYVAMMQEEQTWQKAQLREQMLETIRGMEHALKGGEKPQVWEELADQLENLESI, encoded by the coding sequence ATGATGCAAACGATTACAGGAGACGCAGAAAAGTGGTTGAATACGATAGAACAGATACAGAATACCTTTCGTAAAGCGGGGGATGAAGCGGGAGCGAAGGCAGTAGGGGATTTGCTGGAAAAAGCGCATGCACAAGAGCTGACCATTGCCTTTTGCGGACACTTTTCAGCAGGTAAATCGAGCTTGATTAACAGCCTGTGCGGTAAAACCGTGCTGCCATCTGGACCGGTACCTACGAGTGCTAATGTAGTGTCCATCCGTCATGGACGTTCGAGAGCGCTTATTCATCCAGCCCGATCGGCAGAAAACCCGGAGCCGGAAATCGTGGAAGCTTCCCTATCTGAGCTTGCTGAGTATTGTAAAAATGGTGGGGCCTATGAATCCGTTGAAGTATGGGAGGATATCCCGATATTATCTGGCGGAGGAGTGCTGCTGGATACCCCCGGCGTAGATTCCACAGACCACGGACACGCGATGGCGACGCATTCAGCTTTACATTGGGCTGATATTGTTTTTTATGTGATGGACTACAATCATGTCCAATCTGAAAACAATTTGTCCTTTGCCAAAAGTTTGTCGGATTGGGGCAAGCCGTTATATTTGATCATCAATCAAATCGATAAGCACCGAGAGCGGGAGCTATCATTTTCACGTTATCGTAATGAGGTGGAAAGCAGCTTTCATGCTTGGCAGGTACATTACACGGACATCCTGTTTACTTCCTTGAAGGAGCAAAATCACCCCTGGAACCAGTGGGAACAGTTGACGTGCTTAATTCCGAAATTGCTGGAGCGCAAAACAGAGCTTTTGGCTTATAGTTTAGTGTCCTCTATGCACCATTTGGTAGATCAGCATGTGGAGACAGTGCAGGCTACTGAAGAAGAGGAACTGAACGTACTGCTCAAAGAAGCAGGTGGAGAAGAAGCCATTTTGCGCCTGGACATAGAGCAGAAAACCTTGCAGCAAGAAGATGAACACTGGAGGATGCTTCCAGAACAGGAGCATAAACGGCTGCGTCAAGAGCTGGATCATCTATTAGAACACGCTCACCTCACGCCTGCGGAGCTACGTGAAGCGGCTGGCGAATATTTAGAGAGCCGTAAGCCGGGCTTTAAAACAGGGTTATGGTTTGCCGGAGGCAAGACAGAGCGAGAAAAGGAGCGCCGTTTGGATCGGCTGGCAGAGATGCTGGCTGATCAGGTGGAGGGACAGCTGTTGCCACATGTGCGTGAGTTACTGAGGTCATGGGGAGAAGGTCAAGGTTTGTGGACCGCCGCGATGGAGCAGGAGCTGGATGACATCCGCCCTGTAATGGATCGGCAACTGGTAGAGCAGACAGTAAAGGAAAATGCTTTGTCTCCTGAGTACACGTTGAACTATTGCAAGGACCTACGCGCTGCTGTGACCGCTGATTGCCGCCGTAAGGCGTTGGCGCTGGTAGACCGCCTGCTGGCCCAGCTTGCGGTTCGGGTCAACTCCCACCGTGAGGCTCTCGCGGATGCGCGCACAGCGTTGCTGGCGCAGGCGGACGCGGCGAGCCGCTACAGCACTCGCGTGCAAGCCTCAGCTTCGCACGCCAACCTGCTGCGTAGCTTGCTGCCGCAGGCTTCCGCGCCTGGCGGGTTGCCCCGGGTGGGCACGCCTGCTCCTGCGGCTGAGACCGCCGCTGCTGCCCCGACAGATACGGCATCAACTGGTGCCGTGCGTCCAGACATTGCTGGCTCGCGCAACGGATCGGTGCAGTCACAAGCAAGCACGACGACAGCGCGGTCTGCCGCCGGGGGCCGCCGTACGCGACTGGATGCAGCAGCGACACGATTGAAGGCCGCCGCTGCATTAATAAGCCCGTACCCTGCCATGCAGGCGGCTGTTCGGGATTTGCATGCGCGTGCCGCCGCACTGGAGGACGGGCGCTTTACATTGGCGCTATTCGGAGCGTTCAGCGCCGGGAAGTCCAGCTTTGCCAACGCTTTGTTGGGCGAAGCGGTGTTGCCCGTATCGCCGCATCCGACGACAGCAGCGATTAACCGCATTATGGCGCCTACAAGTCATGAGCGCCATGCCACGGCTGACGTCCACATGAAATCAGTGGACGCATTACGGGAAGATCTTAAATACTCTTTTCGGTTATTAGGATTGGGAGAGCCAGCGTCCGTGGGCTGGCAAGAAGCCGTAAATGCATTATCACCGGAAGGCATTCATCCTGCGGGAAGGCCTCATTACAGCTTTTTGAAGGCTGCTGCGGCTGGATGGAAAGAAGCTGAAAGCTTGCTAGGGCAACAGCTTCAGGTGAATTTAGAACAGTATCGGGATTTTGTCGCATCCGAGCGTAAATCATGCTTCGTAGAGCATATAGACCTTTACTATGATTGTGCTTTGACTCGTCAAGGCATCGTGCTAGTAGATACGCCAGGTGCCGATTCTGTGAATGCGCGGCACACGGGCGTGACCTTCAATTATATGAAGCATGCAGACGCCCTTGTATTTGTGACATATTATAATCATGCGTTTACACAAGGGGACCGACAGTTCTTGAATCAATTGGGCCGAGTCAAAGAGACATTGGCGCTGGATCAGACATTTTTTATCGTCAACGCATCCGATTTGGCTTCTTCTGAGGAAGAACTACATTCTGTGACTCAGCATGTACAGGAACAACTTCAAGCCAATGGAATCCGCAAGCCGCGTATTTATCCGCTTTCCAGCATGCTGGCGTTGGAAGCAGCCGAACAGGGAGAAGCCTCGCTGCGTTCAGCCTCACGGTTTGATGCGTTTGAGAATGATTTTTCGGCATTTGCAGCCGAAGAGCTGGCAGGTTTGTCCATTGCAGCTGCTATGCAGGAGCTGGGACGGCTGCGGAACCGAATAGAACAACATGCTGCTGATGCTCGGTACAGCGCTGAAGAGCGAGAGATCCGAATAGAGCAATTAAATCGAATCCGTAGGGAGCTGGAGGAGGTGCTCCTTGGTTCGACTGGTAGCAATGGTGGATCTGTGTTGTCGGACGAAACCGATGAACTGCTGTATCATGTACGTCAAAGGTTAGCCTACCGAACGGGTGAATTTATGGCAGAAGCGTTTCATCCATCTGTTTTGCGTGAAGGAGTAGGTGATCTTCGTTCGGCTTTTGCATCTTGTGGTCGTGAACTGCTGCGATTGATCGAACTGGAGCTGTCTCAGGAATTGCTAGCAACCACACTCAGACTGGAAAAAACCGGGCAAGCTTTAGTGCGTAAGGCTATACAACAGTGCGTAGATCACATGAACCGTCAGCTGAATGGATTAGATTGTACAGTTCCTGAATTCAGAGAATGGGCTGTTCCCGAGCTGATGGGTATTTCCTTGCAGGAGTCCATTCAGTGGAAGGATTATTGGAATAGCTTTAAAAATCCAAAGCTATTTTTCGAAGGGACGGGTCGTGCGAATTTACAAACTAGACTGGAGCCCATATTACGCCAGCTAATCGGGGAAGCTGTGGATCAGCAGCGAGTACGATTGTCTTCTTTTTACGTTGCTATGATGCAAGAGGAACAAACGTGGCAGAAAGCACAGCTACGAGAGCAAATGCTGGAGACAATTCGTGGCATGGAGCACGCACTTAAGGGCGGTGAGAAGCCACAAGTTTGGGAAGAGCTTGCTGATCAGCTTGAGAATTTAGAGTCCATATAA
- a CDS encoding ABC transporter ATP-binding protein produces the protein MEVLRQLQVFFRERRHYLFLSILCLAIATALGLVYPNLLQRLIDNAIIPGDFEKVPVLALTVLGVVIIKGFMQFLHGFFGGRLGNYLAYRLRNACYEKLQFLSFRYYDTAKTGDLMSRLTGDLEAIRNFIGFGFAQLLNVLLMVVFGSIMMLYINWQLTLFTMISMPLLLFVTFKFESRIHPTFQEMRIALSALTTAVQENITGVRTVKSFARESYEVEKFSVRNEQYKSNQIQAASLWSRFFPAMELIASVSVVLLLGMGGYLVIQKSMTLGQLVAFFSLIWYIIGPIWSIGFHINNYTQSKASGERVLELLNQSVDVTDEANALTLNADQVKGHVTFEHVTFAYGNKLPAVVDINLDAPPGSVIGILGGTGSGKSTIIQLLMRAYNVNAGSIKLDGTDIRHLKIRDLRAQISSVFQETFLFSSSIRNNIAYGLSHVSMDDIIRVSKLAQAHEFITELPLGYDTVVGERGLGLSGGQKQRIAIARALLKNPKILVLDDATSAVDMETEHEIQSGFQEVMRGRTTFIIAHRISSLRHANEIVVLEEGRIVQRGTHEQLIATPGPYQDVYHIQYADYIAEAPGGVSEGQVRP, from the coding sequence ATGGAAGTGCTCAGGCAACTGCAAGTTTTTTTTCGAGAGAGGAGACATTATCTATTTCTTTCCATTCTATGCCTTGCGATAGCGACGGCCCTTGGACTGGTGTATCCGAACCTGCTCCAACGGCTCATTGATAACGCTATCATTCCCGGTGACTTCGAGAAAGTTCCGGTTCTGGCTCTGACTGTACTGGGAGTCGTGATCATCAAAGGGTTTATGCAATTTTTACATGGTTTTTTTGGTGGACGGCTAGGTAACTACTTGGCGTATCGACTTCGCAATGCCTGTTACGAAAAGCTGCAATTTTTGTCCTTCAGATATTATGACACTGCCAAAACGGGGGATCTTATGTCCCGTCTGACGGGGGATTTGGAGGCGATCCGCAACTTTATCGGGTTTGGTTTTGCCCAGCTCCTCAATGTGCTACTGATGGTCGTATTCGGCTCTATCATGATGCTGTATATTAATTGGCAGCTCACCCTCTTTACGATGATCAGCATGCCATTGCTACTCTTCGTCACATTCAAATTTGAATCACGGATTCATCCCACCTTTCAGGAAATGCGAATTGCTCTCAGCGCCCTGACAACAGCGGTACAAGAAAATATTACAGGTGTGCGAACCGTTAAATCTTTTGCTCGCGAATCCTATGAAGTTGAAAAATTCTCCGTACGTAATGAGCAGTACAAGAGCAACCAGATTCAGGCTGCTTCCTTATGGAGTCGATTTTTCCCCGCGATGGAACTGATTGCCTCGGTCAGTGTGGTTCTTCTCCTGGGCATGGGTGGATATCTGGTTATACAGAAGTCAATGACCTTGGGGCAACTCGTCGCCTTCTTTAGCTTAATTTGGTATATTATCGGTCCCATCTGGAGCATTGGCTTTCATATCAATAACTATACGCAGTCCAAAGCTTCCGGTGAAAGGGTTTTGGAGTTGCTAAACCAGTCTGTAGATGTAACTGATGAAGCTAATGCACTTACACTCAACGCCGATCAGGTGAAGGGACATGTGACGTTTGAACATGTTACCTTTGCTTACGGAAATAAGCTACCTGCTGTTGTTGACATCAATCTGGATGCGCCACCGGGATCGGTCATTGGGATTTTAGGAGGAACAGGGTCCGGGAAGTCGACCATAATTCAACTACTCATGCGAGCTTATAATGTGAATGCAGGCAGCATCAAACTGGATGGTACGGATATACGTCATTTGAAAATTCGTGATTTACGTGCTCAAATTTCTTCCGTGTTTCAGGAGACGTTTCTGTTCTCGTCCTCCATACGCAACAATATTGCATATGGATTAAGTCATGTCAGTATGGATGACATCATACGCGTTTCCAAGCTGGCTCAGGCGCATGAATTCATCACTGAATTACCGCTGGGCTACGATACTGTTGTTGGTGAACGTGGTTTGGGACTGTCTGGAGGGCAAAAACAACGGATCGCCATTGCGCGTGCACTACTCAAAAATCCAAAAATTCTGGTTCTGGATGATGCTACCAGTGCGGTCGACATGGAGACGGAGCATGAAATTCAGTCCGGTTTTCAAGAGGTTATGCGTGGACGCACAACGTTTATTATAGCTCACCGAATCTCCTCGCTTCGTCATGCCAATGAAATTGTGGTGCTTGAGGAAGGACGAATCGTCCAACGTGGAACACATGAACAGCTCATTGCTACTCCAGGTCCATACCAAGATGTGTATCATATTCAATACGCCGATTACATAGCGGAGGCTCCAGGCGGTGTATCCGAAGGACAGGTGAGACCATGA
- a CDS encoding ABC transporter ATP-binding protein, protein MNIPVEKAKPLKKPTNERFVYQDDEVIDKPFNWAEFKRLLAYMKPYARQILPILLVMMILGTITKLTVPYLISLAIDKAIAPASPALPSVKLLLLITGAVLLLYLIQWAASTYRIKFTNIIGQRVIYDLREDLFKHIQKLSFNFFDKRPAGSVLVRVTNDINSLQDLFTNGAVNVLIDCVQLFGIIVILLLINWKLGLAVIVTVPIMFLISTKLRVRIRRAWQEVRMKNSRINSHLNESIQGIRVTQAYTQEQENMAYFDDMNSSSKKSWDKASAMNQVFGPLIDITGGLGTLVLFWFGAHLIQTDQLTVGLLVAFANYVGNFWEPINRLGQMYNQLLVAMASSERIFEFMDEQPNIANKPGAKALPPIRGDIQFDKVIFEYEKGRQALKGINLSVKAGQSIALVGHTGSGKSTIINLLSRFYDITSGRLTIDGYDVRDVTVESLRSQISIVLQDTFIFSGTIRDNIRFGRLDATDEEIEAAAKAVNAHEFIVHLPAGYETEVEERGGMLSMGQRQLLSFARALLANPRILILDEATASIDTETELKIQEALQVLLEGRTSFMVAHRLSTIRNADHIVVLDHGEIQESGNHEQLMKKHGIYRGLVEAQFRFL, encoded by the coding sequence ATGAATATTCCAGTAGAAAAAGCCAAACCGTTAAAGAAGCCGACCAATGAGCGCTTTGTCTATCAAGATGATGAGGTTATTGATAAACCGTTTAACTGGGCGGAATTCAAACGTTTGCTAGCATACATGAAACCTTATGCCCGTCAGATTCTGCCGATTCTTCTGGTCATGATGATTCTAGGCACGATTACTAAGCTGACGGTTCCATATTTGATCAGTCTGGCCATTGACAAGGCCATTGCTCCTGCATCGCCTGCACTACCTAGCGTAAAGTTATTGTTGCTCATCACGGGTGCCGTGCTCTTGTTATATTTAATCCAATGGGCAGCCAGCACGTACCGTATTAAATTCACCAATATTATTGGTCAGCGGGTTATTTACGATTTGCGTGAAGATTTGTTCAAGCATATTCAGAAGCTTTCCTTCAACTTTTTTGATAAAAGACCAGCAGGTTCTGTATTAGTACGTGTAACGAATGACATTAACTCGCTACAGGATTTATTTACGAATGGTGCAGTGAACGTCCTGATTGACTGCGTACAGCTTTTCGGAATTATTGTCATTTTGCTGCTTATTAACTGGAAGCTCGGTTTGGCAGTGATTGTGACTGTTCCGATCATGTTTTTGATTTCGACCAAGCTGCGAGTACGCATCCGTCGCGCCTGGCAAGAAGTACGCATGAAGAACTCGCGTATCAATTCTCATTTGAATGAATCTATTCAGGGAATTCGTGTGACACAAGCGTATACGCAGGAGCAGGAAAACATGGCTTATTTCGACGATATGAACAGCTCCAGTAAAAAATCGTGGGATAAGGCTTCTGCCATGAATCAGGTCTTTGGCCCACTTATTGATATTACCGGAGGATTAGGTACGCTTGTGCTGTTTTGGTTTGGAGCGCATTTAATTCAGACAGATCAGCTGACGGTGGGGTTGCTGGTTGCATTTGCTAACTATGTAGGGAACTTTTGGGAGCCGATTAATCGGCTAGGTCAAATGTATAATCAGCTACTGGTTGCGATGGCTTCGTCAGAAAGAATTTTTGAATTCATGGATGAACAGCCGAATATTGCAAACAAACCAGGAGCAAAAGCCTTGCCGCCTATTCGGGGTGATATTCAATTTGATAAAGTTATTTTTGAATATGAAAAGGGACGTCAGGCGCTTAAAGGTATTAATCTCTCTGTCAAGGCAGGTCAATCTATAGCGCTTGTAGGTCATACTGGATCAGGTAAAAGTACAATTATTAATTTGCTCAGCCGTTTTTATGACATTACGTCAGGGCGACTTACTATTGACGGTTATGATGTGCGAGATGTCACAGTGGAGAGCTTACGCAGCCAGATTAGCATCGTGCTTCAGGATACATTTATTTTTTCGGGAACGATACGTGATAATATCCGATTTGGCCGTTTGGATGCAACGGATGAGGAGATTGAAGCGGCTGCGAAGGCGGTCAATGCTCATGAATTTATTGTTCATTTGCCAGCTGGCTATGAAACAGAGGTAGAGGAGCGTGGGGGGATGCTGTCCATGGGTCAGCGCCAGCTCTTATCCTTTGCCCGTGCCTTACTGGCTAATCCGCGAATTCTTATTCTGGATGAGGCCACAGCCAGCATTGATACGGAAACGGAGTTGAAAATTCAGGAGGCCCTTCAGGTTCTATTGGAAGGCAGAACTTCTTTTATGGTCGCTCACCGTTTGTCCACCATCCGGAATGCTGATCATATCGTTGTACTGGACCATGGGGAGATCCAAGAAAGTGGTAATCATGAACAATTGATGAAAAAACATGGAATATATCGGGGGCTGGTGGAAGCACAGTTCAGATTTTTGTAA
- the purT gene encoding formate-dependent phosphoribosylglycinamide formyltransferase yields the protein MWGAPFSAKAKKMLLLGSGELGKEVIIEAQRLGVECIAVDRYELAPAMQVAHRSHCLDMQDAEALKALIRKEQPDIIVPEIEAIATGALEELEQEGFHVVPTARAARLTMDREGIRRLAAEKLQLPTAAYRFADHFEQLRSAVQELGTPCVVKPLMSSSGKGQSVCRTLEDAESCWNTALEGARAKTTRVIVEAFVPFESEITLLTVRSESGTTFCPPIGHIQKDGDYVESWQPHGMTDKQLSEAQDIARTITDELGGYGLFGVELFLTADSVIFSEVSPRPHDTGMVTMITQDLSEFALHVRAILGFPVPSVTLLTPGASATLKAEVATRDFAISGLHDALLLPRTQVRVFGKPETKPGRRMAVALSAAEDVETARKTAKEAANMLKVEVNHV from the coding sequence ATGTGGGGTGCTCCTTTTTCTGCCAAGGCTAAGAAGATGCTACTGCTGGGTAGCGGCGAATTGGGAAAAGAAGTCATTATTGAAGCTCAGCGGCTTGGCGTGGAATGTATTGCTGTAGATCGCTATGAGCTGGCTCCAGCAATGCAGGTGGCCCATCGCTCTCACTGTCTGGATATGCAGGATGCTGAGGCGTTGAAGGCACTAATTCGCAAGGAACAGCCCGACATAATTGTACCTGAAATCGAAGCTATTGCTACGGGTGCTTTGGAAGAATTAGAGCAAGAGGGATTTCACGTAGTACCAACGGCACGGGCCGCTCGTCTTACGATGGACCGTGAGGGTATCCGCAGGTTGGCTGCCGAGAAATTACAGCTTCCGACTGCTGCCTACCGTTTTGCAGATCATTTTGAGCAGTTACGGTCGGCGGTTCAAGAGCTGGGCACGCCATGCGTGGTCAAACCCTTAATGAGTTCGTCGGGTAAAGGGCAGTCTGTATGCCGGACACTCGAAGACGCAGAATCCTGCTGGAATACGGCGCTGGAAGGCGCACGTGCCAAAACGACACGTGTCATTGTTGAAGCTTTTGTCCCGTTTGAGAGCGAAATCACCTTATTGACCGTCAGATCGGAATCAGGCACGACTTTTTGCCCACCGATTGGCCACATTCAAAAAGATGGGGATTATGTCGAATCCTGGCAGCCTCATGGCATGACGGACAAGCAGCTTTCGGAGGCGCAGGACATTGCCCGTACGATTACGGATGAACTGGGTGGTTACGGATTATTTGGCGTAGAGCTGTTTTTAACGGCTGATAGCGTCATATTCAGTGAAGTATCCCCGCGTCCGCATGATACAGGTATGGTGACCATGATTACGCAGGATTTGTCTGAATTTGCGCTTCATGTACGGGCAATTCTCGGATTCCCGGTGCCATCCGTCACGCTGCTTACACCAGGAGCTTCAGCTACCTTAAAGGCAGAAGTGGCTACGCGCGATTTCGCAATAAGCGGTCTGCATGATGCACTATTGCTACCCCGGACACAGGTGCGAGTGTTCGGGAAGCCTGAAACCAAGCCGGGACGCCGGATGGCTGTAGCGCTTAGCGCTGCAGAAGATGTGGAAACAGCACGGAAGACAGCCAAAGAAGCTGCCAATATGCTGAAAGTGGAGGTAAATCATGTCTAA
- a CDS encoding GNAT family N-acetyltransferase, producing the protein MSNSVMIPVLTIRSVELGDCEAVTGLLREVGYPMTCGVMKEVMGTAQEDSQANMMVAEMDGRVVGVIGMHTAQSLAYPDPAVQITMLVVSGEYRGEGIGKRLVACGEEWGRAQGCYHLFITGANNRIKQVEARAFYNRIGFEKQGYRFSKKLR; encoded by the coding sequence ATGTCTAACAGTGTGATGATTCCAGTACTGACAATTCGTTCCGTAGAGCTTGGCGATTGTGAAGCCGTAACTGGACTACTCAGAGAAGTCGGATACCCGATGACTTGTGGTGTTATGAAAGAAGTTATGGGAACAGCGCAGGAGGACAGTCAAGCGAATATGATGGTTGCAGAAATGGATGGTCGTGTAGTCGGAGTAATCGGCATGCATACGGCTCAAAGCCTGGCCTATCCTGATCCTGCTGTACAAATCACCATGCTGGTCGTGAGCGGGGAGTATCGCGGCGAAGGCATTGGCAAGCGGTTGGTTGCTTGTGGTGAGGAGTGGGGGCGTGCGCAAGGATGCTATCATTTATTCATTACTGGAGCGAATAACCGCATCAAACAAGTAGAGGCCCGTGCTTTCTACAACCGAATCGGCTTTGAGAAGCAAGGCTACCGTTTCAGCAAAAAGCTTAGATAA
- a CDS encoding CAP domain-containing protein — MKNMLKKTLVMGSLSAILSAGFIVPASASPADDLSAQLQQWFQNNGYTVNMSNGTTTITKTVIKDYSEKDKAKTKTANPSSGKQTTNQGNQKASKSVTKQQTQTQNTNSGAGQSTDSNAQLSKSQFAAEVVKLVNNERSQKGLKPLTSNAKLTEVALAKAKDMSTNNYFSHTSPTYGSPFDMMKKFGVTYTYAGENIAMGQKTPQEVMKAWMNSQGHRENILKAEYTQIGVAYYNGYWVQEFTRN; from the coding sequence ATGAAGAATATGTTGAAAAAAACACTGGTGATGGGAAGCCTAAGCGCCATTTTATCCGCAGGATTCATCGTTCCGGCATCAGCTTCACCAGCTGACGATTTATCTGCCCAATTACAACAGTGGTTTCAAAATAACGGATACACAGTCAATATGTCCAACGGGACGACGACAATAACAAAGACGGTCATTAAGGATTATTCTGAAAAGGACAAGGCTAAAACAAAAACAGCAAATCCTTCTTCTGGCAAGCAAACGACGAATCAGGGTAACCAAAAGGCTTCAAAGTCTGTTACCAAGCAACAGACCCAAACACAAAACACCAACTCAGGTGCAGGTCAGTCTACAGATTCTAATGCACAACTCAGCAAGTCTCAATTTGCAGCTGAGGTTGTAAAGCTTGTAAACAACGAGCGCAGTCAAAAAGGTCTGAAGCCCCTCACATCTAATGCGAAGCTTACAGAAGTAGCCTTAGCGAAGGCGAAGGACATGAGCACGAACAATTACTTTTCCCATACATCTCCGACTTACGGTTCACCCTTTGATATGATGAAAAAATTCGGTGTAACTTATACGTATGCGGGTGAGAATATTGCAATGGGACAAAAAACACCACAAGAAGTGATGAAGGCCTGGATGAATAGCCAGGGACATCGTGAAAATATCTTGAAGGCAGAATATACACAAATCGGTGTGGCTTACTACAATGGATATTGGGTACAAGAGTTCACACG